From Glycine max cultivar Williams 82 chromosome 11, Glycine_max_v4.0, whole genome shotgun sequence, the proteins below share one genomic window:
- the LOC106795038 gene encoding zinc finger BED domain-containing protein RICESLEEPER 2 — MSASTPMAGGNEDNKGNDVGKNTKQGAEAVIKKKRQKHQQFGMTFMKLKFLEWEKRLCAGWNHQKEVLSFMKVPAPRRGIDVADAIFKCLKAWGIEEKVFSVCCSHILNLLVEDGLDKIKDVIQNVRESVKYINHNDSRLKAFCDVAEQKHLKERKLIIDCPTRWNSAFQMLSTTLKFKTAFSTYSERDPHYTYAPLHEDWEKVQKVCTLLEVFNVATHVISGNEYPIANLCLAEVWRVKQVIDNALEDTTFFMREMAGSMRVKFDKYWGECNMLMSIASVLDPRCKFHVVNICFPLIYKSKEIAMENIEKVRNSLQQLYDEHVTLSINESSLNEMNDIGINSSTTSASKSSIVIGFDQIMNIVRANEATPPVNSELEDYLKENVYIPETSNSYFSVLEWWRNNSLKYKVLSKMAGDILAIPISTVVSESTFSAKGRVIDEYCSKLNEESIEALICRGIDFAIIII, encoded by the exons ATGTCTGCATCTACTCCTATGGCGGGTGGCAATGAGGATAACAAAGGTAATGATGTtggaaaaaatacaaaacaaggAGCAGAGGCTGTTATTAAgaagaaaaggcaaaaacatcAACAGTTTGGAATGACTTTCATGAAGTTGAAATTCTTGGAGTGGGAAAAAAGGTTATGTGCAG GTTGGAATCATCAAAAAGAAGTCTTGAGTTTTATGAAGGTGCCTGCTCCACGGCGAGGAATTGATGTGGCTGATGCCATTTTCAAGTGCTTAAAGGCATGGGGTATTGAAGAAAAAGTGTTTTCTGT ATGTTGCTCACACATATTAAACTTATTGGTGGAAGATGGCCTCGATAAGATTAAGGATGTCATTCAGAATGTTCGTGAAAGTGTGAAGTATATTAACCATAATGATTCAAGACTAAAGGCATTTTGTGATGTTGCTGAACAAAAACATCTGAAAGAAAGAAAGCTCATCATTGATTGTCCCACTAGGTGGAATTCCGCATTTCAAATGTTGTCAACAACATTGAAGTTCAAAACTGCATTTTCAACCTATAGTGAAAGAGATCCACACTATACTTATGCACCTTTACATGAGGATTGGGAAAAAGTGCAAAAGGTTTGTACACTTTTAGAAGTTTTTAATGTAGCTACACATGTAATCTCAGGCAATGAGTATCCTATTGCTAATTTATGTCTTGCAGAAGTTTGGAGGGTTAAGCAAGTAATAGACAATGCATTAGAGGATACAACTTTTTTCATGAGAGAAATGGCAGGTTCAATGAGGGTAAAGTTTGACAAATATTGGGGAGAATGTAATATGTTGATGTCCATTGCAAGTGTTTTGGATCCTAGGTGCAAGTTCCATGTTGTTAACATATGTTTTCCATTGATATACAAGTCTAAAGAAATTGCAATGGAGAATATAGAGAAGGTACGAAACTCACTTCAACAATTATATGATGAGCATGTGACTTTGAGTATCAATGAATCATccttaaatgaaatgaatgatATTGGCATAAATTCTTCAACTACCTCTGCATCTAAATCTTCTATTGTCATTGGATTTGATCAAATAATGAACATTGTGCGTGCAAATGAAGCCACCCCTCCAGTGAACTCAGAATTAGAGGATTATCTTAAGGAGAATGTTTATATTCCTGAAACTAGTAACTCTTATTTTAGTGTGTTagagtggtggaggaacaataGCCTAAAATACAAGGTTTTATCAAAGATGGCGGGTGACATACTAGCTATTCCAATATCAACAGTAGTTTCAGAGTCTACATTTAGTGCTAAGGGTAGGGTAATTGATGAGTATTGTTCTAAACTAAATGAAGAATCTATTGAAGCGCTCATTTGCAGGGGGATTGACTTCgccataattataatttga